The Sagittula sp. P11 genome window below encodes:
- a CDS encoding amino acid ABC transporter substrate-binding protein, whose amino-acid sequence MKTKLMTVAVATAMAAGAAGAATLDDVKAAGSLKCGVSQGLPGFSATNDAGEWTGIDVDYCKALAAAVLGDANAVEYVSLSAKDRFTALSSGEIDVLSRNTTWTITRDTDLGITFVGVNYYDGQGMMVPAGLGIKSALELDGATICTNTGTTTELNITDYFQQHDMTFELVALENSDEVIAAYGAGRCDVFTTDRSGVAAERLKLADPEAHVVLPETISKEPLGPSVRAGDEQWMKIAKWVLFGVIEAEEYGITSENVEEMMSSENPSVQRILGVGDNNYGASLGLEADFIKKAVEQVGNYGEMYERNVGPDTPLKLDRGVNNLWNNGGFMYAPPIR is encoded by the coding sequence ATGAAAACCAAACTGATGACCGTCGCTGTCGCAACAGCCATGGCCGCCGGTGCCGCCGGCGCTGCCACGCTCGACGACGTGAAGGCAGCAGGCTCTCTGAAATGCGGCGTGAGCCAAGGCCTTCCGGGCTTCTCTGCCACCAACGACGCGGGCGAATGGACCGGCATCGACGTCGACTACTGCAAGGCGCTGGCCGCTGCGGTTCTGGGCGATGCGAATGCCGTCGAGTATGTCTCGCTCTCCGCGAAGGACCGCTTCACAGCGCTGTCCTCCGGCGAGATCGACGTGCTGTCGCGCAACACCACCTGGACCATCACCCGTGACACCGACCTCGGCATCACCTTCGTCGGCGTGAACTACTACGACGGCCAGGGCATGATGGTTCCGGCCGGTCTGGGCATCAAATCGGCGCTGGAACTGGATGGCGCGACCATCTGCACCAACACCGGCACCACCACCGAGCTGAACATCACCGACTACTTCCAGCAGCACGACATGACCTTCGAACTGGTCGCGCTGGAGAACTCGGACGAGGTGATCGCAGCCTACGGCGCCGGCCGTTGCGACGTCTTCACCACCGACCGTTCGGGTGTGGCCGCAGAGCGTCTGAAGCTGGCGGATCCGGAAGCGCACGTCGTGCTGCCGGAAACCATCTCGAAGGAGCCGCTCGGGCCGTCCGTCCGCGCCGGTGACGAGCAGTGGATGAAGATCGCCAAGTGGGTGCTGTTCGGCGTGATCGAAGCCGAAGAGTACGGCATCACCTCCGAGAACGTCGAAGAGATGATGAGCTCCGAGAACCCGTCCGTGCAGCGCATCCTGGGTGTTGGCGACAACAACTACGGCGCGTCGCTCGGCCTCGAAGCGGACTTCATCAAGAAGGCCGTCGAGCAGGTCGGCAACTACGGCGAGATGTACGAGCGCAACGTCGGCCCCGACACCCCGCTGAAGCTGGACCGCGGCGTGAACAACCTGTGGAACAACGGCGGCTTCATGTACGCACCGCCGATCCGCTGA
- a CDS encoding amino acid ABC transporter permease: protein MQEHETDHWVRTHEAPVLPAPPTEVGLRGWLWRNIFASMSDFTSPGKAVGSVMMILITVFAAYSLVWMTWTLLDFAVFNATFSDPEGLKREACFVNPTGACWPFVQAKWYQFMFGFYPEENVWRVKLSMLILAVGIAWLIFPLPHRGKVAAFMLTGFPVIAFVLLNGMPVEEDGDLGHIFAGAWFPLVLAAVIFAAWWLANSGRFGDVGSAFAPALLIAASGLALWGGLPLVTMAIDLALGTEVVETNKWGGLTITLVVAIFGIVISLPVGMLLALGRRSNAPIIKYTSVIFIEVVRGIPLISVLFFASAMLPYFLEPGVDFNKLLRAMIGVVLFASAYMAEVIRGGLQAIPKGQYEGGMSLGLSFWQQMRLIIMPQALTTVIPGIVNTFIGLFKDTTLVLIISIFDLLGILNNTLKDPEWSTPTTAYTGYLTIALIYWVFCFGMSRYSVHMERKLDRSNR, encoded by the coding sequence ATGCAAGAACACGAAACAGATCACTGGGTCCGCACCCACGAAGCGCCCGTTCTGCCCGCTCCGCCGACCGAGGTCGGTCTGCGCGGCTGGCTGTGGCGGAACATCTTCGCCTCGATGTCGGACTTCACCAGCCCCGGCAAGGCCGTGGGCTCGGTCATGATGATCCTGATCACCGTCTTCGCCGCGTATTCGCTGGTGTGGATGACTTGGACGCTGCTGGACTTCGCCGTCTTCAATGCGACCTTCTCCGACCCGGAGGGGCTGAAGCGCGAGGCCTGCTTCGTCAATCCGACCGGGGCCTGCTGGCCGTTCGTCCAGGCGAAGTGGTACCAGTTCATGTTCGGCTTCTACCCGGAGGAAAACGTCTGGCGGGTGAAGCTGTCGATGCTGATCCTTGCGGTCGGCATCGCGTGGCTGATCTTCCCGCTGCCGCATCGCGGCAAGGTGGCGGCCTTCATGCTGACCGGGTTTCCGGTCATCGCCTTCGTCCTGCTCAACGGCATGCCGGTCGAGGAAGATGGCGACCTCGGCCACATCTTTGCCGGTGCATGGTTCCCGCTGGTTCTGGCGGCGGTGATCTTCGCCGCATGGTGGCTGGCCAATTCCGGACGCTTCGGGGACGTGGGGTCGGCCTTCGCTCCGGCGCTGCTGATCGCGGCGAGCGGGCTGGCGCTTTGGGGCGGGTTGCCGCTGGTGACCATGGCCATCGACCTGGCGCTCGGCACCGAAGTGGTCGAGACCAACAAGTGGGGCGGCCTGACCATCACGCTGGTGGTGGCGATCTTCGGTATCGTGATCTCGCTGCCGGTGGGGATGCTGCTGGCACTCGGTCGGCGGTCGAACGCACCGATCATCAAGTACACCTCGGTGATCTTCATCGAAGTGGTGCGGGGCATCCCGCTGATTTCGGTGCTGTTCTTCGCCTCGGCGATGCTGCCCTACTTCCTCGAACCGGGGGTGGACTTCAACAAGCTGCTGCGCGCCATGATCGGCGTGGTGCTGTTTGCCTCCGCCTACATGGCAGAGGTCATCCGGGGCGGTCTTCAGGCCATTCCGAAGGGCCAGTACGAAGGCGGCATGTCGCTGGGGCTGAGTTTCTGGCAGCAGATGCGGCTGATCATCATGCCGCAGGCGCTGACCACGGTGATCCCGGGGATCGTGAACACCTTCATCGGCCTGTTCAAGGACACCACGCTGGTGCTGATCATCTCGATCTTCGACCTGCTGGGCATCCTGAACAACACCCTGAAGGACCCCGAATGGTCCACGCCCACGACGGCCTATACCGGCTATCTCACCATCGCGCTGATCTACTGGGTCTTCTGCTTCGGCATGTCCCGGTACTCGGTCCACATGGAACGCAAGCTCGACCGCTCGAACCGCTGA
- a CDS encoding 5-dehydro-4-deoxyglucarate dehydratase produces the protein MDPSALRDIIRSGLLSFPVTPFDADDAFNPKAFAAHLEWLAPHPIAGLIVAGGTGEMFSLTPSEIVEVVRTARAAQPNDPIIAGCGYGTRMACDLAREIEAAGGDGILLLPHYLIGAPQDGIEAHIRAVCKATRMGVIVYNRGQSVVSAETLARLAEDCPNLIGFKDGTGDIDTVKRITVGLGDRLAYIGGMPTHELFAQAYRGAGVDTYSSAVFNFVPETALKFHNAFVSGDDATCEAMLRDFYYPFARVRDRKTGYAVSAIKAGVALRGFETGPVRSPLTDLTGEEREMLRAVIGDRT, from the coding sequence ATCGACCCCAGCGCGCTGCGCGACATCATCCGCTCCGGTCTCCTGTCCTTCCCGGTCACGCCGTTCGACGCGGACGACGCCTTCAACCCCAAAGCCTTTGCTGCGCATCTCGAGTGGCTGGCGCCGCATCCGATCGCCGGGCTGATCGTTGCCGGCGGCACCGGAGAGATGTTCTCCCTTACCCCGTCCGAGATCGTGGAGGTCGTCCGCACCGCCCGCGCGGCACAGCCAAACGATCCCATCATCGCGGGTTGCGGCTATGGCACACGGATGGCCTGCGACCTCGCCCGCGAGATCGAGGCGGCGGGCGGCGACGGGATCCTCTTGCTGCCGCACTACCTGATCGGTGCGCCGCAGGACGGGATCGAGGCGCACATCCGCGCCGTCTGCAAGGCGACGCGCATGGGAGTGATCGTCTACAATCGCGGTCAGTCGGTGGTGTCGGCAGAGACGCTGGCGCGGCTGGCCGAGGACTGCCCCAACCTGATCGGCTTCAAGGACGGGACCGGCGACATAGACACGGTCAAGCGCATCACCGTCGGGCTGGGCGACAGGCTGGCCTACATCGGCGGCATGCCCACGCATGAACTCTTTGCGCAGGCCTATCGCGGCGCGGGCGTGGACACCTATTCCTCTGCCGTCTTCAATTTCGTCCCCGAGACCGCACTGAAGTTTCACAACGCGTTTGTTTCAGGCGACGATGCCACCTGCGAGGCGATGCTGCGCGACTTCTACTATCCGTTCGCCAGGGTCCGCGACCGCAAGACCGGTTATGCCGTATCCGCGATCAAGGCGGGCGTCGCCCTGCGCGGGTTCGAAACGGGACCTGTCCGGTCTCCGCTCACAGACCTGACGGGCGAAGAACGCGAGATGCTGCGCGCCGTCATCGGCGACCGGACCTGA
- a CDS encoding amino acid ABC transporter permease, with the protein MTSVTDSDGQQGTEERRGLAALVFDSRARSLFFQGVLALIIIGLIWLALQNAAQNLADQNKEFGFDFFDRPSDIQILTTFGTWLLDYEPGQSTIFDVFLLSIANTLIVAIAGIFFATIWGFLLGIFRLSSNFVLRGFATVYIELLRNVPLLLQIFFWTAVMRIVAPSERGVYYTLVPGLLQFDAKGIYGPFPIVEDGFIFTLVAFIAACVGAWAYARWAKKRQDKTGQPSPVLLVTLGLIVVVPTLVYLVSGRPVTIEWPNYVTEGPIFRQGFEMGVGSYIAPEFMALFLALFTYTAAFIAEIVRAGIQAVPEGQSEAAGALGLPDGLTMRKVVLPQAFRVIVPPLTSQYLNLTKNSSLAAAIGYPELVAAFAGTILNQVGRAIEIIAVVILVYLTISLLTSAFMNWFNNRVALVER; encoded by the coding sequence ATGACATCTGTGACCGACAGCGACGGCCAGCAGGGGACAGAGGAACGCAGGGGTCTTGCGGCGCTGGTCTTCGACAGCCGCGCGAGATCGCTTTTCTTCCAGGGCGTGCTCGCCCTCATCATCATCGGGCTGATCTGGCTTGCGCTGCAGAACGCCGCGCAGAACCTGGCCGATCAGAACAAGGAATTCGGCTTCGACTTCTTCGACAGGCCGTCCGACATCCAGATCCTGACCACCTTCGGGACCTGGCTTCTGGATTACGAACCGGGGCAGAGCACGATCTTCGACGTGTTCCTCCTGTCCATCGCCAACACGCTGATCGTGGCGATTGCCGGCATCTTCTTTGCGACGATCTGGGGCTTCCTGCTCGGGATCTTCCGGCTGTCGAGCAACTTCGTGCTGCGCGGCTTTGCGACCGTCTACATCGAGCTTCTGCGCAACGTGCCTCTGCTGCTCCAGATCTTCTTCTGGACGGCGGTGATGCGGATCGTGGCGCCCTCCGAGCGCGGCGTCTACTACACGCTCGTGCCCGGCCTGCTCCAGTTCGACGCGAAGGGCATCTACGGTCCGTTCCCCATCGTCGAGGACGGGTTCATCTTCACGCTGGTGGCCTTCATCGCCGCATGCGTCGGGGCCTGGGCCTACGCCAGATGGGCCAAGAAGAGGCAGGACAAGACGGGTCAGCCGTCCCCGGTCCTCCTTGTGACGCTGGGCCTGATCGTCGTCGTCCCGACGCTGGTCTACCTGGTCTCCGGGCGCCCGGTCACCATCGAGTGGCCGAACTACGTGACCGAGGGGCCGATCTTCCGCCAGGGCTTCGAGATGGGTGTCGGCAGCTACATCGCGCCGGAGTTCATGGCGCTCTTCCTCGCGCTCTTCACCTATACGGCGGCCTTCATCGCGGAAATCGTCCGCGCCGGGATCCAGGCCGTGCCGGAGGGCCAGTCCGAGGCCGCAGGCGCGCTGGGTCTGCCGGACGGCCTGACGATGCGCAAGGTGGTTCTGCCGCAGGCGTTCCGCGTGATCGTGCCGCCGCTGACCTCGCAGTACCTGAACCTGACCAAGAACAGCTCTCTGGCGGCCGCCATCGGCTACCCGGAACTGGTCGCGGCCTTCGCGGGCACGATCCTGAACCAGGTGGGACGCGCGATCGAGATCATCGCCGTGGTGATCCTCGTGTACCTCACGATCTCGCTGCTGACGTCGGCCTTCATGAACTGGTTCAACAACCGCGTCGCGCTGGTCGAACGGTAA
- a CDS encoding GNAT family N-acetyltransferase, whose translation MTLEIVKITEMHRYASGLGRVLADSVTDGAAISFMQPFTAQEGARWFETSVFPDVAAGGRVLFGALKDGEVVGTVQLLIAMPPNQPHRAEIAKMIVHPGSRRQGIGRKLMLAALEEARARKKTLVTLDTRTGDRAEPLYASVGFEVAGVIPDFAFDPDGRALHPTTYMYMKL comes from the coding sequence GTGACACTGGAGATCGTCAAGATAACGGAAATGCATCGGTACGCCTCCGGGCTGGGGCGTGTGCTGGCCGACAGCGTGACCGACGGGGCGGCCATCAGCTTCATGCAGCCCTTCACGGCACAGGAGGGCGCGCGCTGGTTCGAGACCTCGGTCTTCCCGGACGTGGCTGCCGGGGGGCGCGTCCTGTTCGGCGCGCTGAAGGATGGCGAGGTGGTGGGGACCGTGCAACTGTTGATCGCCATGCCCCCGAACCAGCCGCACCGGGCCGAGATCGCGAAGATGATCGTGCATCCCGGCAGCCGCCGTCAGGGCATCGGGCGCAAGCTCATGCTGGCGGCGCTGGAGGAAGCCCGGGCGCGGAAGAAGACGCTTGTGACGCTCGACACCCGGACCGGCGACCGGGCAGAGCCGCTTTATGCCTCGGTCGGGTTCGAGGTGGCCGGGGTCATCCCCGACTTCGCCTTCGATCCCGATGGCCGCGCGCTACATCCGACGACCTACATGTACATGAAGCTGTGA
- a CDS encoding ABC transporter substrate-binding protein translates to MTRLLCLILMCALLPRAGAAQEDRTTFGTGASRLDVRSTTDIDIIRPVMERFVEANPDLSVNYEQWGSNNLFRNTRDACAGRIPAADAVLSSGVHQLVWLVNAACGHTYRSESTAALPASRRWRDELWGITEEPAVIIYNLDAFKGDDVPRSRFALLDMMRNRPDLLQRRIATYDIAASGLGYLFAHADSLEATTFGAMLEGFARVQAVATCCSSEIIDAVAEGRFLIAYNVLGSYVASDSTPNVGVIQPEDYTLILSRGFMIPRTAPNKAAAVRLLDFLLSPQARDALRAAGLVMEHDPSETALLQSARRPIPLSPPLLVALDQQRRETLLSLWQGAFNLGVLP, encoded by the coding sequence GTGACGCGCTTGCTCTGCCTCATCCTGATGTGCGCTCTGCTCCCCCGGGCCGGGGCCGCTCAGGAAGACCGGACCACCTTCGGCACCGGGGCAAGTCGTCTGGACGTCCGATCGACGACGGACATCGACATCATCCGGCCCGTGATGGAGCGGTTCGTGGAGGCCAATCCCGATCTCTCGGTGAACTACGAACAGTGGGGCTCCAATAACCTGTTCCGCAACACCCGCGACGCCTGCGCGGGCAGGATCCCCGCCGCCGACGCGGTCCTGTCCTCAGGCGTGCATCAGCTTGTCTGGCTGGTGAACGCCGCCTGCGGACACACCTATCGGTCAGAGAGCACCGCCGCCCTGCCCGCCTCCCGCCGGTGGCGCGACGAGCTTTGGGGCATCACCGAGGAACCGGCGGTCATCATCTACAACCTCGACGCGTTCAAGGGGGACGACGTGCCGCGCAGCCGGTTCGCCCTGCTCGACATGATGCGCAACCGCCCCGACCTCCTGCAGCGGCGCATCGCGACCTACGACATCGCGGCCTCCGGGCTTGGCTATCTCTTCGCCCATGCCGACAGCCTCGAGGCCACGACCTTCGGCGCCATGCTTGAAGGGTTCGCCCGCGTGCAGGCCGTGGCCACCTGCTGCTCGTCCGAGATCATCGACGCTGTGGCGGAGGGGCGGTTCCTGATCGCCTACAACGTCCTCGGGTCCTACGTCGCCAGCGACAGCACGCCCAACGTGGGCGTGATCCAGCCGGAGGATTACACCCTGATCCTGTCGCGCGGTTTCATGATCCCGCGCACCGCGCCCAACAAGGCCGCCGCCGTGCGTCTGCTGGACTTCCTGCTGTCGCCGCAGGCGCGCGACGCCCTGCGCGCCGCCGGGCTGGTGATGGAGCATGACCCGTCCGAGACCGCGCTGCTGCAAAGCGCCCGCCGCCCGATCCCCCTGTCGCCGCCGCTGCTGGTGGCGCTGGACCAGCAGCGGCGCGAGACCCTGCTTTCGCTCTGGCAGGGCGCGTTCAACCTCGGCGTTCTGCCATAG
- a CDS encoding helix-turn-helix domain-containing protein produces the protein MGITLQSDSVSLASHLKSMRVDRGMTLNDLEARSGVSRATLSRIENAEASPTAETLGKLATAFSVPISRLIAPLDDVFVPLVKGEMQTVWTDAEAGFTRRVVSPRTGALSFEVIEGTLKPSARISYDSPSVAGQEHHLVLLEGRLRLTVGGEAHDLRPRDCLRYALYGATLFEAGEEGARYILCIR, from the coding sequence ATGGGAATCACGCTTCAATCCGACTCGGTCAGCCTCGCCTCGCACCTGAAGTCCATGCGGGTGGACCGCGGGATGACCCTGAACGACCTCGAAGCGCGTTCGGGCGTCAGCCGGGCCACGCTGTCGCGGATCGAGAACGCCGAGGCCAGCCCGACCGCCGAGACGCTGGGCAAGCTGGCCACCGCCTTTTCGGTACCGATCTCCCGCCTGATCGCGCCGCTCGACGATGTCTTCGTGCCGCTGGTCAAGGGAGAGATGCAGACGGTCTGGACGGACGCGGAGGCCGGGTTCACGCGCCGCGTCGTTTCTCCGCGCACCGGGGCGCTGAGTTTCGAGGTGATCGAAGGCACGTTGAAGCCGTCCGCACGGATTTCCTACGACAGCCCGTCCGTGGCGGGGCAGGAGCATCACCTCGTCCTGCTCGAAGGGCGGTTGAGGCTGACGGTCGGGGGGGAGGCGCATGACCTGCGCCCCCGGGACTGCCTGCGCTACGCGCTTTACGGAGCGACGCTTTTCGAAGCCGGGGAAGAGGGCGCCCGGTACATCCTCTGCATCAGATAG
- a CDS encoding amino acid ABC transporter ATP-binding protein, which produces MTEPMTMEAPAARKLEVSDEVAIEIRGMNKWYGQFHVLRDIDLTVFRGERIVICGPSGSGKSTLIRCINALEEHQKGSIVVDGTRLTSDLKNIDKIRSEVGMCFQHFNLFPHLTILENCTLAPIHVRKTPKKEAIETAMHFLHKVKIPDQAGKYPGQLSGGQQQRVAIARSLCMKPRIMLFDEPTSALDPEMIKEVLDTMIELAEEGMTMLCVTHEMGFAQAVANRVIFMADGQIVEQNEPTRFFNNPQSERTKQFLSQIIGH; this is translated from the coding sequence ATGACAGAACCAATGACAATGGAGGCCCCGGCGGCCAGGAAGCTGGAAGTCTCCGACGAGGTGGCCATCGAGATCCGCGGCATGAACAAGTGGTACGGCCAGTTCCACGTCCTGCGCGACATCGACCTGACGGTCTTCCGCGGCGAGCGGATCGTGATCTGCGGGCCCTCCGGGTCCGGCAAGTCCACGCTGATCCGCTGCATCAACGCGCTCGAGGAACACCAGAAGGGCTCCATCGTGGTGGACGGCACCCGGCTGACGTCCGATCTCAAGAACATCGACAAGATCCGGTCCGAGGTCGGCATGTGCTTCCAGCACTTCAATCTCTTCCCGCATCTGACGATCCTCGAGAACTGCACGCTGGCCCCGATCCACGTCCGCAAGACGCCGAAGAAAGAGGCCATCGAGACCGCCATGCACTTCCTGCACAAGGTCAAGATCCCCGATCAGGCGGGCAAGTACCCCGGGCAGCTTTCGGGCGGTCAGCAGCAGCGTGTGGCCATCGCCCGCTCGCTCTGCATGAAGCCGCGCATCATGCTGTTCGACGAACCGACCTCGGCGCTCGACCCGGAGATGATCAAGGAGGTGCTCGACACCATGATCGAACTGGCCGAGGAGGGGATGACCATGCTCTGCGTGACCCACGAGATGGGCTTTGCGCAGGCGGTGGCGAACCGCGTGATCTTCATGGCCGACGGCCAGATCGTCGAACAGAACGAACCGACGCGCTTCTTCAACAATCCGCAGAGCGAACGCACCAAGCAGTTCCTGAGCCAGATCATCGGCCACTGA
- the glpK gene encoding glycerol kinase GlpK, translating into MTLILAIDQGTTSTRSILFDTDLKIVATSQEEFDQHYPASGWVEHDCSDLWTTTAATCRGVMEKAGVRAGDIAAIGITNQRETTLVWDRKTGKPMHNAIVWQDRRTSEFCKGLKAEGFEETVTDRTGLLLDPYFSGTKLAWLLDNVEGARERAEAGELVFGTVDTWLVWHLTGGAEHLTDATNAARTMLYDIRKGRWSKTICDKLGIPMSMLPEVRDCAADFGETRADLFGQPIPIRGIAGDQQAATIGQACFKPGMLKSTYGTGCFALLNTGDEPVRSNNRLLTTIAYQLDGKPTYALEGSIFIAGAVVQWLRDGLKIVRNAAETQPLAERADDAQEVILVPAFTGLGAPYWNAECRGAVFGLTRNSGPEEFARAALQSVGFQTHDLLEAMKADWSSGGDDTALRIDGGMSASDYAMQFLSDIIDAPVERPPVLETTATGAAWLAGTAVGILPDMESFAAGWSAEKRFEPNMAEDRRSASYAAWKRAVEATIGFAF; encoded by the coding sequence ATGACCCTCATCCTGGCCATCGACCAAGGCACCACGTCCACCCGCTCGATCCTCTTCGACACCGATCTGAAGATCGTGGCGACGTCACAGGAGGAATTCGACCAGCACTATCCCGCGTCCGGCTGGGTGGAGCACGACTGTTCCGACCTCTGGACGACGACGGCGGCCACCTGTCGCGGCGTGATGGAGAAGGCCGGGGTGCGCGCCGGGGACATCGCCGCCATCGGCATCACCAACCAGCGCGAAACGACACTCGTCTGGGACCGCAAGACCGGCAAACCCATGCACAACGCCATCGTCTGGCAGGACCGCCGCACGTCCGAGTTCTGCAAGGGACTGAAGGCGGAGGGTTTCGAGGAGACGGTTACCGACCGCACCGGGCTTCTGCTCGACCCCTATTTCTCGGGCACGAAACTGGCCTGGCTTCTCGACAATGTCGAAGGCGCGCGCGAACGGGCAGAGGCGGGCGAACTGGTGTTCGGGACGGTCGATACCTGGCTGGTCTGGCACCTGACCGGCGGCGCGGAGCACCTGACCGACGCGACCAATGCCGCGCGGACGATGCTCTATGACATCCGCAAGGGACGCTGGTCGAAGACGATCTGCGACAAGCTGGGCATTCCCATGTCGATGCTGCCCGAGGTGCGCGACTGCGCCGCCGACTTCGGCGAGACCCGTGCGGACCTGTTCGGTCAGCCGATCCCGATCCGCGGCATCGCGGGCGATCAGCAGGCGGCGACCATCGGGCAGGCGTGTTTCAAGCCGGGGATGCTGAAGTCGACCTACGGCACCGGCTGTTTCGCCCTGCTGAACACCGGGGACGAACCCGTCCGGTCGAACAACCGCCTGCTGACGACCATCGCCTACCAGCTGGACGGCAAGCCGACATATGCGCTCGAAGGGTCGATCTTTATCGCCGGGGCCGTGGTGCAATGGCTGCGCGACGGGCTGAAGATCGTGCGCAACGCCGCCGAGACGCAACCGCTGGCCGAACGCGCCGACGATGCGCAGGAGGTCATCCTCGTGCCCGCCTTCACCGGGTTGGGCGCGCCCTACTGGAACGCCGAGTGCCGGGGCGCCGTGTTCGGCCTGACGCGCAACTCGGGACCGGAGGAGTTCGCCCGCGCCGCGCTGCAGTCGGTGGGCTTCCAGACCCACGACCTGCTGGAGGCAATGAAAGCCGACTGGTCGTCGGGCGGCGACGACACGGCGCTGCGGATCGACGGCGGCATGAGCGCCTCGGACTACGCGATGCAGTTCCTGTCGGACATCATCGACGCGCCGGTGGAGCGGCCCCCGGTGCTGGAGACGACGGCCACTGGCGCGGCGTGGCTCGCCGGCACCGCGGTCGGCATCCTGCCCGACATGGAGAGTTTCGCGGCGGGCTGGAGCGCCGAGAAACGCTTTGAACCCAACATGGCGGAGGACCGGCGCAGCGCCAGTTATGCGGCGTGGAAGAGGGCGGTGGAGGCCACCATCGGCTTCGCGTTTTGA
- a CDS encoding iron-containing alcohol dehydrogenase has protein sequence MSLIVPARTVSGRGSRSAVLEAVTPLRGAIIVVRGQSVPWVDVLLAELMAAGRPVFPVIATGEPSLPLVEALVSELRESGAGIVVAIGGGSVIDLGKALAALVPAPAGVLDHLEVVGAGQPLAEPPLPLIAVPTTAGTGAEATKNAVIDVPDHRRKVSLRDPRMVPGLAVLDADLTDGAPWPVTLSTGMDALTQLIEAFVSIRATPETDVLCRAAIPLAAGALSRLSKGEDPDARQTMLVAAHLSGIALANAGLGAVHGLAGVLGGCTKAPHGAICARLLPPVLKVNREACLAAGLDTGRFDEVDEMVARGMGRPGETAPDLLRDLMSGTDFPGLGTFDAEAVVEESLQSSSMKGNPVQLTVPQLVSVLGSAA, from the coding sequence TTGAGCCTGATCGTCCCGGCCAGAACCGTCTCGGGCCGCGGGAGCCGCAGTGCGGTACTCGAGGCCGTCACGCCGCTGCGGGGCGCCATCATCGTCGTGCGCGGGCAGTCGGTGCCCTGGGTCGACGTGCTGCTCGCGGAACTGATGGCGGCGGGCCGGCCGGTGTTTCCGGTGATCGCAACGGGCGAACCGTCTCTGCCACTGGTCGAGGCACTGGTCTCCGAGTTGCGCGAGTCGGGGGCGGGGATCGTGGTGGCGATCGGCGGCGGTTCGGTCATCGACTTGGGCAAGGCCTTGGCGGCACTGGTGCCCGCGCCGGCCGGGGTTCTCGACCATCTCGAAGTGGTCGGTGCCGGGCAACCGCTGGCCGAGCCTCCCTTGCCGCTGATCGCGGTCCCCACCACGGCGGGCACCGGCGCCGAGGCCACGAAGAACGCGGTGATCGACGTGCCGGACCACCGCCGCAAAGTCAGCCTGCGCGATCCGCGCATGGTGCCGGGGCTGGCGGTGCTCGACGCCGATCTGACGGACGGGGCGCCATGGCCGGTCACGCTGAGCACCGGCATGGACGCGCTGACGCAACTGATCGAGGCGTTCGTGTCCATCAGGGCCACACCCGAAACCGATGTCCTGTGCCGCGCGGCCATCCCGTTGGCGGCAGGAGCCTTGTCCCGCCTTTCGAAGGGAGAAGACCCGGATGCCCGACAGACGATGCTTGTCGCTGCTCATCTGAGCGGCATTGCCCTCGCGAACGCTGGATTGGGCGCGGTGCACGGGCTGGCCGGCGTGTTGGGCGGATGTACGAAGGCGCCGCACGGAGCTATATGCGCGCGGCTCCTGCCTCCTGTGCTGAAGGTCAACCGGGAGGCCTGCCTGGCTGCGGGTCTAGACACCGGGCGCTTCGACGAGGTCGACGAGATGGTGGCGCGTGGCATGGGGCGACCGGGCGAAACCGCTCCGGACCTGTTGCGCGATTTGATGTCGGGAACGGATTTCCCGGGCCTTGGCACCTTCGATGCGGAGGCGGTGGTCGAGGAGTCGCTGCAGTCCTCCTCCATGAAGGGGAACCCGGTCCAACTGACTGTACCGCAACTGGTTTCCGTTCTCGGATCTGCGGCCTGA